The Lepisosteus oculatus isolate fLepOcu1 chromosome 4, fLepOcu1.hap2, whole genome shotgun sequence genome window below encodes:
- the rnf40 gene encoding E3 ubiquitin-protein ligase BRE1B isoform X1 — MSGAGAGKRGAGGGDSPPGPPEKKGKREEKTTTTLIEPIRLGGVSSTEEMDMKVLQFKNKKLCERLEQRQALEDELRERIEKLEKRQATDDTTLLIVNRYWGQLDDNVQFLLQRLDTETPPAPACASTLAPAPAPAPGLDSAPVPVLEEGQPEAEGSELQPQAPGEEQAEAAEPEQDGGESAGPVSPPAGLSDSAQEFLSSLGSSSAEELELQLQGRMEFSKSAVAKMVAVFDRLHRRIESLCRRVKAAVAEDDNQREALSLSQSLLEENLRLQDLANCLQGRHHKMSLEYNELVDKVSSSETKVSEMETTVEDLQWDIEKLRKREQKLNKHLAEALEQLNSGYYTSGRSGGLPGGQITLNIQKFEMLNAELEQNQELANSRMAELEKLQQELQEAVRENEKLKMDLRNIPEEVVKETPEFKCLQSQFSLLYNESLQVKTQLDEARALLLTTKNAHLRQIEHMESDELSLQKKLRTEVIQLEDTLAQVRKEYEMLRIEFEQNLAANEQAGPINREMRHLISSLQNHNHQLKGDVQRYKRKLRETQVEIGKLRCQSGEAGPGLEDAVSEGGVEVKKEEEEDQEEEEERRRELERQRAREREREAERERERERERERERERQRSEELKRKDSDTLKLLRAELKKAQESQKEMKLLLDMYKSAPKEQRDKVQLMAAERKSKAEVEELRVRIRELEEKERKDSKKLADEDALRKIRVAEEQIEHLQKKLTATKQEEEALLSEMDVTGQAFEDMQEQNIRLMQQLREKDDANFKLMSERIKSNQIYKLLREEKEELAEQVLTLKTQVDAQLLAVQKLEEKEGVLQSTLASLEKELGLRTQALELNKRKAVEAAQLAEDLKVQLEHTQAKLKEIQNSVSDNRSARERESFNLKRAQEDLSRLRRKLEKQKKVEVYTDADEILQEEINQYKAKLRCPCCNTRDKETVLTKCFHVFCYECLKTRYDTRQRKCPKCNAAFGANDFHRIYIN, encoded by the exons AtgtcaggggcaggggcaggaaagcggggagcaggaggaggagacagCCCACCGGGGCCCCCCGAGAAGAAAGGGAAAAGGGAGGAGAAGACTACCACCACTCTGATCGAGCCCATCCGCCTTGGAGGGGTGTCCTCTACG GAGGAGATGGACATGAAGGTGCTGCAGTTCAAGAACAAGAAGCTGTGCGAGCGGCTGGAGCAGAGGCAGGCGCTGGAGGACGAGCTGCGGGAGCGAATCGAGAAGCTGGAGAAGAGACAGGCCACCGACGACACCACTCTGCTCATCGTCAACAGATACTGGGGCCAG CTGGATGACAATGTGCAGTTCCTGCTGCAGCGTCTGGACACCGAAACGCCCCCAGCCCCGGCCTGTGCCTCCACTCTGGCTCCAGCCCCAGCACCAGCCCCCGGACTGGACTCTGCGCCTGTGCCCGTCCTGGAAGAGGGGCAGCCGGAGGCGGAGGGCTCCGAACTCCAGCCCCAGGCTCCGGGGGAGGAGCAGGCCGAGGCGGCGGAGCCGGAGCAGGACGGGGGCGAGTCGG CAGGCCCTGtgtctccccctgctggcctgaGTGACAGCGCGCAGGAgttcctgtcctctctgggcagcagcAGCGCGGAGGAGCTGGAGCTGCAGCTGCAGGGCAGGATGGAGTTCAGCAAGTCTGCGGTGGCCAAGATGGTCGCGGTGTTCGACAGGCTGCACCGCCGCATCGAGAGCCTGTGCCGGCGTGTGAAGGCCGCAG TGGCTGAGGACGACAACCAGCGAGAGGCGCTGTCTCTCAGTCAGTCCCTGCTGGAGGAGAACCTCAGGCTGCAGGACCTGGCCAACTGTCTGCAGGGCCGCCACCACAAGATGTCTCTcgag TATAATGAGCTGGTGGACAAGGTTTCATCTTCGGAGACAAAGGTGTCAGAGATGGAAACGACAGTAGAGGACCTGCAGTGGGACATCGAGAAACTGAGGAAGAGGGAACAAAAATTAAACAAGCACCTTGCCGAGGCCCTGGAACAG CTGAACTCTGGGTACTACACCTCGGGGCGCTCTGGAGGTCTACCTGGGGGACAGATCACCCTCAACATCCAGAAG TTTGAGATGCTGAATGCAGAGTTGGAACAGAACCAGGAGCTGGCCAACAGCCGCATGGCCGAGCTGGAGAAACTGCAACAGGAGCTCCAGGAGGCTGTGAGGGAGAATGAAAAATTGAAG ATGGACCTTAGGAATATCCCAGAAGAGGTGGTGAAGGAGACCCCTGAGTTCAAGTGTCTGCAGTCTCAGTTCTCTCTGCTGTATAATGAGTCGCTGCAAGTGAAGACCCAGCTGGATGAAGCTCGTGCCCTGTTACTGACCACCAAGAATGCCCACCTGCGACAGATCGAGCACATGGAG AGTGATGAGCTATCTCTCCAGAAGAAGCTACGCACAGAGGTGATCCAGTTGGAGGACACTCTAGCACAGGTCAGGAAGGAGTACGAGATGCTGAGGATTGAGTTTGAGCAGAACCTGGCAGCCAATGAACAAGCAG GTCCCATTAATAGGGAGATGCGCCACCTGATTAGCAGCCTCCAGAACCACAACCACCAGCTGAAGGGCGACGTGCAGAGATACAAGAGGAAGCTGAGGGAGACACAAGTTGAAATTGGCAAG CTGCGCTGTCAGAGCGGGGAGGCTGGCCCGGGCTTGGAGGACGCAGTGAGCGAGGGGGGCGTTGAGGtgaagaaggaggaggaggaggaccaggaggaggaggaggagcggcGGCGCGAGCTGGAGCGGCAGCGGGcccgggagagggagagggaggctgAGCGGGAGcgcgagagggagagggagcgcGAGAGGGAGCGGGAGCGCCAGCGCAGCGAGGAGCTCAAGAGGAAGGACTCCGACACACTAAAGCTGCTGAGGGCCGAGCTGAA GAAAGCCCAGGAGAGCCAGAAGGAGATGAAGCTGCTGCTGGACATGTACAAGTCTGCACCCAAGGAACAGAGAGACAAGGTACAGCTGATGGCTGCTGAGAGGAAATCCAAGGCCGAG GTTGAGGAGCTGCGGGTTCGCATCCGCGAGCtggaggagaaggagaggaaggACAGTAAGAAGCTGGCAGATGAAGATGCCTTGAGGAAGATCCGAGTGGCTGAGGAACAGATTGAACACCTGCAGAAAAAACTCACTGCCACCAAGCAG GAAGAGGAGGCTCTCCTCAGTGAGATGGATGTCACAGGCCAGGCGTTTGAAGACATGCAGGAGCAGAACATCAGGCTGATGCAGCAGCTGAGGGAGAAGGACGACGCCAACTTCAAGCTGATGAGCGAGAGGATCAAATCCAACCAGATCTACAAGCTGCTGCGCGAGGAGAAGGAGGAGCTGGCCGAGCAGGTGCTCACCCTGAAGACACAG GTGGACGCCCAGCTGCTAGCGGTACAGAAGCTGGAGGAGAAGGAGGGGGTGTTACAGAGCACCCTGGCCAGCCTGGAGAAGGAGCTGGGGCTGAGGACACAGGCCTTGGAGCTCAACAAGAGGAAG GCAGTGGAAGCCGCCCAGCTGGCGGAGGATCTGAAGGTGCAGTTAGAACACACGCAAGCCAAGCTGAAGGAGATCCAGAACTCTGTGTCTGACAATCGTAGCGCCCGAGAGAGGGAGTCCTTCAACCTGAAGAGGGCACAG gAGGACTTGTCTCGGCTGCGCCGCAAGCTGGAGAAGCAGAAGAAGGTGGAGGTCTACACGGACGCTGATGAAATCCTGCAGGAGGAAATCAACCAGTACAAG GCCAAGCTGCGCTGTCCGTGCTGCAACACTCGCGACAAGGAGACGGTGCTGACCAAGTGTTTCCACGTCTTCTGCTATGAGTGTCTGAAGACGCGCTACGACACGCGCCAGAGGAAGTGCCCCAAGTGCAACGCCGCCTTTGGCGCCAACGACTTCCACCGCATCTACATCAACTag
- the rnf40 gene encoding E3 ubiquitin-protein ligase BRE1B isoform X2, protein MSGAGAGKRGAGGGDSPPGPPEKKGKREEKTTTTLIEPIRLGGVSSTEEMDMKVLQFKNKKLCERLEQRQALEDELRERIEKLEKRQATDDTTLLIVNRYWGQLDDNVQFLLQRLDTETPPAPACASTLAPAPAPAPGLDSAPVPVLEEGQPEAEGSELQPQAPGEEQAEAAEPEQDGGESGPVSPPAGLSDSAQEFLSSLGSSSAEELELQLQGRMEFSKSAVAKMVAVFDRLHRRIESLCRRVKAAVAEDDNQREALSLSQSLLEENLRLQDLANCLQGRHHKMSLEYNELVDKVSSSETKVSEMETTVEDLQWDIEKLRKREQKLNKHLAEALEQLNSGYYTSGRSGGLPGGQITLNIQKFEMLNAELEQNQELANSRMAELEKLQQELQEAVRENEKLKMDLRNIPEEVVKETPEFKCLQSQFSLLYNESLQVKTQLDEARALLLTTKNAHLRQIEHMESDELSLQKKLRTEVIQLEDTLAQVRKEYEMLRIEFEQNLAANEQAGPINREMRHLISSLQNHNHQLKGDVQRYKRKLRETQVEIGKLRCQSGEAGPGLEDAVSEGGVEVKKEEEEDQEEEEERRRELERQRAREREREAERERERERERERERERQRSEELKRKDSDTLKLLRAELKKAQESQKEMKLLLDMYKSAPKEQRDKVQLMAAERKSKAEVEELRVRIRELEEKERKDSKKLADEDALRKIRVAEEQIEHLQKKLTATKQEEEALLSEMDVTGQAFEDMQEQNIRLMQQLREKDDANFKLMSERIKSNQIYKLLREEKEELAEQVLTLKTQVDAQLLAVQKLEEKEGVLQSTLASLEKELGLRTQALELNKRKAVEAAQLAEDLKVQLEHTQAKLKEIQNSVSDNRSARERESFNLKRAQEDLSRLRRKLEKQKKVEVYTDADEILQEEINQYKAKLRCPCCNTRDKETVLTKCFHVFCYECLKTRYDTRQRKCPKCNAAFGANDFHRIYIN, encoded by the exons AtgtcaggggcaggggcaggaaagcggggagcaggaggaggagacagCCCACCGGGGCCCCCCGAGAAGAAAGGGAAAAGGGAGGAGAAGACTACCACCACTCTGATCGAGCCCATCCGCCTTGGAGGGGTGTCCTCTACG GAGGAGATGGACATGAAGGTGCTGCAGTTCAAGAACAAGAAGCTGTGCGAGCGGCTGGAGCAGAGGCAGGCGCTGGAGGACGAGCTGCGGGAGCGAATCGAGAAGCTGGAGAAGAGACAGGCCACCGACGACACCACTCTGCTCATCGTCAACAGATACTGGGGCCAG CTGGATGACAATGTGCAGTTCCTGCTGCAGCGTCTGGACACCGAAACGCCCCCAGCCCCGGCCTGTGCCTCCACTCTGGCTCCAGCCCCAGCACCAGCCCCCGGACTGGACTCTGCGCCTGTGCCCGTCCTGGAAGAGGGGCAGCCGGAGGCGGAGGGCTCCGAACTCCAGCCCCAGGCTCCGGGGGAGGAGCAGGCCGAGGCGGCGGAGCCGGAGCAGGACGGGGGCGAGTCGG GCCCTGtgtctccccctgctggcctgaGTGACAGCGCGCAGGAgttcctgtcctctctgggcagcagcAGCGCGGAGGAGCTGGAGCTGCAGCTGCAGGGCAGGATGGAGTTCAGCAAGTCTGCGGTGGCCAAGATGGTCGCGGTGTTCGACAGGCTGCACCGCCGCATCGAGAGCCTGTGCCGGCGTGTGAAGGCCGCAG TGGCTGAGGACGACAACCAGCGAGAGGCGCTGTCTCTCAGTCAGTCCCTGCTGGAGGAGAACCTCAGGCTGCAGGACCTGGCCAACTGTCTGCAGGGCCGCCACCACAAGATGTCTCTcgag TATAATGAGCTGGTGGACAAGGTTTCATCTTCGGAGACAAAGGTGTCAGAGATGGAAACGACAGTAGAGGACCTGCAGTGGGACATCGAGAAACTGAGGAAGAGGGAACAAAAATTAAACAAGCACCTTGCCGAGGCCCTGGAACAG CTGAACTCTGGGTACTACACCTCGGGGCGCTCTGGAGGTCTACCTGGGGGACAGATCACCCTCAACATCCAGAAG TTTGAGATGCTGAATGCAGAGTTGGAACAGAACCAGGAGCTGGCCAACAGCCGCATGGCCGAGCTGGAGAAACTGCAACAGGAGCTCCAGGAGGCTGTGAGGGAGAATGAAAAATTGAAG ATGGACCTTAGGAATATCCCAGAAGAGGTGGTGAAGGAGACCCCTGAGTTCAAGTGTCTGCAGTCTCAGTTCTCTCTGCTGTATAATGAGTCGCTGCAAGTGAAGACCCAGCTGGATGAAGCTCGTGCCCTGTTACTGACCACCAAGAATGCCCACCTGCGACAGATCGAGCACATGGAG AGTGATGAGCTATCTCTCCAGAAGAAGCTACGCACAGAGGTGATCCAGTTGGAGGACACTCTAGCACAGGTCAGGAAGGAGTACGAGATGCTGAGGATTGAGTTTGAGCAGAACCTGGCAGCCAATGAACAAGCAG GTCCCATTAATAGGGAGATGCGCCACCTGATTAGCAGCCTCCAGAACCACAACCACCAGCTGAAGGGCGACGTGCAGAGATACAAGAGGAAGCTGAGGGAGACACAAGTTGAAATTGGCAAG CTGCGCTGTCAGAGCGGGGAGGCTGGCCCGGGCTTGGAGGACGCAGTGAGCGAGGGGGGCGTTGAGGtgaagaaggaggaggaggaggaccaggaggaggaggaggagcggcGGCGCGAGCTGGAGCGGCAGCGGGcccgggagagggagagggaggctgAGCGGGAGcgcgagagggagagggagcgcGAGAGGGAGCGGGAGCGCCAGCGCAGCGAGGAGCTCAAGAGGAAGGACTCCGACACACTAAAGCTGCTGAGGGCCGAGCTGAA GAAAGCCCAGGAGAGCCAGAAGGAGATGAAGCTGCTGCTGGACATGTACAAGTCTGCACCCAAGGAACAGAGAGACAAGGTACAGCTGATGGCTGCTGAGAGGAAATCCAAGGCCGAG GTTGAGGAGCTGCGGGTTCGCATCCGCGAGCtggaggagaaggagaggaaggACAGTAAGAAGCTGGCAGATGAAGATGCCTTGAGGAAGATCCGAGTGGCTGAGGAACAGATTGAACACCTGCAGAAAAAACTCACTGCCACCAAGCAG GAAGAGGAGGCTCTCCTCAGTGAGATGGATGTCACAGGCCAGGCGTTTGAAGACATGCAGGAGCAGAACATCAGGCTGATGCAGCAGCTGAGGGAGAAGGACGACGCCAACTTCAAGCTGATGAGCGAGAGGATCAAATCCAACCAGATCTACAAGCTGCTGCGCGAGGAGAAGGAGGAGCTGGCCGAGCAGGTGCTCACCCTGAAGACACAG GTGGACGCCCAGCTGCTAGCGGTACAGAAGCTGGAGGAGAAGGAGGGGGTGTTACAGAGCACCCTGGCCAGCCTGGAGAAGGAGCTGGGGCTGAGGACACAGGCCTTGGAGCTCAACAAGAGGAAG GCAGTGGAAGCCGCCCAGCTGGCGGAGGATCTGAAGGTGCAGTTAGAACACACGCAAGCCAAGCTGAAGGAGATCCAGAACTCTGTGTCTGACAATCGTAGCGCCCGAGAGAGGGAGTCCTTCAACCTGAAGAGGGCACAG gAGGACTTGTCTCGGCTGCGCCGCAAGCTGGAGAAGCAGAAGAAGGTGGAGGTCTACACGGACGCTGATGAAATCCTGCAGGAGGAAATCAACCAGTACAAG GCCAAGCTGCGCTGTCCGTGCTGCAACACTCGCGACAAGGAGACGGTGCTGACCAAGTGTTTCCACGTCTTCTGCTATGAGTGTCTGAAGACGCGCTACGACACGCGCCAGAGGAAGTGCCCCAAGTGCAACGCCGCCTTTGGCGCCAACGACTTCCACCGCATCTACATCAACTag